From a region of the Neomicrococcus lactis genome:
- the mobC gene encoding plasmid mobilization relaxosome protein MobC, with the protein MDRKRQANVTGGRPIRREVKLSVAEDAALRVAAASMGVTVPRLLKESALSASRGETVTERHELIKELFLVQRGIAAVGNNINQIARAANATGEISEELQGSLAYARGVLKRMDVVLESLSLDGGQS; encoded by the coding sequence ATGGATCGGAAGCGTCAGGCGAACGTGACGGGTGGTCGTCCGATTCGTCGTGAGGTGAAGTTGAGCGTGGCTGAGGATGCTGCGCTTAGGGTTGCTGCTGCGTCGATGGGTGTGACGGTTCCGCGGTTGCTGAAGGAGTCCGCGCTGAGCGCGTCTCGTGGTGAGACGGTCACGGAGCGGCACGAGCTGATCAAGGAGTTGTTCTTGGTGCAGCGCGGTATTGCGGCGGTGGGAAACAACATTAACCAGATCGCTAGGGCGGCGAATGCGACGGGTGAGATTTCGGAGGAGTTGCAGGGCAGTTTGGCGTATGCGCGTGGTGTTTTGAAGCGTATGGATGTGGTGTTGGAGTCGTTGAGTTTGGATGGTGGCCAGTCGTGA
- a CDS encoding relaxase/mobilization nuclease domain-containing protein translates to MIPNITRGDRMAGLMAYLVGPGRSNEHENPHLVAGDDRVLMAVEHEGELSSYDAFEIASVLSQPQRVHGTKVESPVSVWDEELGKNVRVGSTRSEVWHCSLSLAAEEGKIDDAKWSMIANEFVNRMGFIDPDGAKSSRWAAVHHGASKNGNDHIHMVVQMVREDGTKANVHNDFYRSQQVCRELEKEFGLQQLESQEKGLGLAGDKPAERTRATREAAPQSAPFELRRRMRAALATSSTEAQYVQRLLDLGVRVAPSFEKGSRTQVRGYKVAIAGAKNEDGHTIWYTPSKLDRTLGWPQIQQRFGGREHDEAVAALVSLHNVKDVPAPRMKLHGFDPIRAERLMSGKTGPDTLANIYARVSMQLEKDRPGAFARLSENYARAAQGRGNAAYAVRIGARFASKDSTRGWLAVIQQANRLGRAMTATQLMTERPRLARSTAALLEHANRTLETATTSTITDRPFDYRLGRYRDTGRGHGL, encoded by the coding sequence GTGATTCCGAACATCACTCGTGGTGACCGGATGGCTGGTTTGATGGCGTATCTGGTGGGTCCTGGACGTTCTAATGAGCATGAGAATCCGCACTTGGTGGCAGGTGATGATCGGGTGCTGATGGCGGTTGAGCACGAGGGTGAATTGTCCTCCTATGACGCGTTTGAGATTGCGTCGGTGTTGTCTCAGCCGCAGCGCGTTCACGGGACGAAAGTGGAGTCCCCAGTTTCTGTGTGGGATGAGGAATTGGGCAAGAATGTTCGGGTCGGTTCGACGCGTTCGGAAGTGTGGCATTGTTCGTTGTCGTTGGCGGCCGAGGAGGGCAAGATCGATGACGCGAAGTGGTCGATGATCGCGAACGAGTTTGTGAACCGGATGGGGTTCATTGACCCCGATGGTGCGAAGTCATCCCGCTGGGCTGCGGTGCATCATGGTGCCTCGAAGAACGGTAATGACCACATTCATATGGTGGTGCAGATGGTGCGTGAGGACGGTACGAAAGCCAACGTCCACAACGACTTCTACCGGTCCCAGCAGGTGTGTCGGGAGTTGGAGAAAGAGTTCGGACTGCAACAGTTGGAGAGCCAAGAGAAAGGTCTTGGCTTGGCCGGGGATAAGCCAGCAGAACGCACGCGTGCCACCCGTGAGGCGGCACCACAGTCGGCACCGTTTGAGTTGCGGCGTCGGATGCGCGCAGCACTGGCAACCAGTAGCACCGAAGCGCAGTACGTGCAGCGGCTACTGGACCTAGGTGTGAGGGTTGCTCCGTCGTTTGAGAAGGGCTCCCGGACGCAGGTGCGCGGGTATAAAGTCGCGATCGCTGGCGCCAAGAACGAGGACGGACACACGATCTGGTACACGCCCTCGAAGCTTGACCGGACCCTGGGGTGGCCGCAGATCCAGCAACGCTTTGGCGGCCGCGAGCATGATGAAGCGGTCGCCGCTCTGGTGAGTCTGCACAACGTTAAGGATGTGCCGGCACCGAGGATGAAGTTGCATGGTTTTGACCCGATCCGGGCGGAGCGCTTGATGAGCGGTAAGACCGGTCCGGATACGTTGGCGAACATTTACGCGAGGGTGTCGATGCAACTCGAGAAAGACCGGCCGGGTGCTTTTGCACGGTTGAGTGAGAACTACGCTAGGGCGGCCCAAGGACGCGGTAACGCAGCCTACGCTGTACGCATTGGTGCACGGTTTGCGTCCAAGGATTCCACGCGCGGATGGCTGGCCGTGATTCAACAGGCGAACCGGCTCGGCCGCGCCATGACCGCTACCCAACTGATGACTGAACGACCCCGGTTGGCACGCTCGACAGCAGCACTGCTCGAGCACGCGAACCGCACCCTTGAAACTGCCACTACATCTACTATTACTGATCGGCCGTTTGATTATCGTCTCGGACGATACCGGGATACCGGACGAGGCCACGGACTCTAG
- a CDS encoding pentapeptide repeat-containing protein, giving the protein MSDWKQKNQILATILIALVSVVTLTTIAFLILNCLVSPETLLGTSSRTATTTDPNGAKTTVEETLSSTTPRFEILKTALTIGAGISALGILALSYRKQKDLEDSHFVERFGAAAEQLGHTDPAVRLAGVYAMTTVANQYSNFDQRQQCIDVLCGYLRLPYNPQDQEPHQAKLKITNPPSPPQTTSISETEFTYRQDDSEVRNTILRTIASHVHHDAKTSWSKHDFDLTGAYLDGGNFDRAQFSGNNTTFAGAQFNGKTTSFVEAHFNGKTTSFDRAQFSGKNTTFAGAHFNGENTSFAGAQFNGENTAFISAQFNGENTAFTSAQFNAKTTWFNRAQFSAKTTSFGGAHFNGKTTTFGGAHFNGKTTSFGGAHFNGKTTTFVGAHFNGKTTSFNRAQFNRGNVSFQSEFRSTKTDFSLADFTADVSFEGSTIGTGEIVTDWNANKGSQPANVRPTHWPPTAVSQNQS; this is encoded by the coding sequence TTGAGCGACTGGAAGCAAAAGAATCAGATCTTAGCCACGATTCTCATTGCCCTAGTCAGCGTCGTCACCCTAACCACAATTGCGTTTCTCATCCTCAATTGCTTAGTAAGCCCTGAAACCCTGCTTGGAACTAGCTCAAGAACAGCGACAACAACTGATCCCAACGGTGCGAAAACCACAGTAGAAGAAACCCTTTCCTCAACGACACCACGGTTCGAAATACTCAAAACCGCCCTCACTATCGGAGCCGGAATCAGCGCCCTCGGAATACTCGCACTGAGCTACCGAAAACAGAAAGACCTCGAAGACAGTCATTTCGTAGAACGATTCGGAGCAGCCGCCGAACAACTCGGACACACCGACCCTGCCGTACGCCTAGCTGGCGTCTACGCCATGACCACCGTCGCGAACCAATACAGCAACTTCGACCAACGCCAACAATGCATCGACGTCCTCTGCGGCTACCTCCGCCTCCCCTACAACCCCCAGGATCAAGAACCCCACCAAGCGAAACTAAAGATCACCAATCCACCCAGCCCACCTCAAACCACCTCCATCTCCGAAACCGAATTTACATACCGACAAGACGACAGCGAAGTCCGCAACACCATCCTTAGAACCATAGCCAGCCACGTCCACCACGATGCGAAAACATCCTGGTCAAAACACGATTTCGACCTAACCGGCGCCTACTTGGATGGAGGAAACTTCGACCGCGCTCAGTTCAGCGGGAATAACACCACGTTCGCCGGAGCCCAATTCAACGGGAAAACCACCTCGTTCGTCGAAGCCCACTTCAACGGGAAAACCACCTCGTTCGACCGCGCTCAATTCAGCGGGAAAAACACCACGTTCGCCGGAGCCCACTTCAACGGGGAAAACACCTCGTTCGCCGGAGCCCAATTCAACGGAGAAAACACCGCGTTCATCAGCGCCCAATTCAACGGAGAAAACACCGCGTTCACCAGCGCACAATTCAACGCGAAAACCACCTGGTTCAACCGCGCTCAATTCAGCGCGAAAACCACCTCGTTCGGCGGAGCCCACTTCAACGGGAAAACCACCACGTTCGGCGGAGCCCACTTCAACGGGAAAACCACCTCGTTCGGCGGAGCCCACTTCAACGGGAAAACCACCACGTTCGTCGGAGCCCACTTCAACGGGAAAACCACCTCGTTCAACCGCGCTCAATTCAACAGGGGAAACGTCTCATTTCAGTCTGAGTTCCGGTCCACTAAAACAGACTTCTCCCTTGCAGATTTCACCGCTGATGTATCGTTTGAGGGCTCGACTATCGGTACTGGTGAAATAGTCACCGATTGGAACGCAAACAAAGGATCACAACCAGCAAACGTACGACCAACGCACTGGCCTCCAACCGCGGTTTCCCAAAACCAGTCTTGA
- a CDS encoding DUF4192 family protein, with the protein MSYPLAEPAELAALVPQLIEFRPDDRHVVIFGFGDREDDQFVTFDISPTNTEESQHFSEQAANTLQIIGRYDCHPNMITIASYGEHGKARAHAVEDGLRTQLDAGQNPSIIQLHIDLAAQTVETYLPNLDEWTLPEPIKSERVDAVGALLGSSPAASLDDAKNAYEHTGISVWQPLPAAEIDAINNQKHVDRGTEALSILDRLATPGEHPRDTDYPRLAALMDSSTLIRDLVITHDTASRPQAEVLRQAFLACPPEYVGLLGAVGGIKHYTAGDVIGGKQLALQVPPNHPDASIAGMVSTAVEAGFPPHKLQDLLNNVNAGLGTTLREADLLADRNKTKRANFPETGRTTNQASPQQPGTTTQQSSKEKDAGNEK; encoded by the coding sequence GTGAGTTACCCCCTGGCAGAACCAGCAGAACTCGCTGCCCTCGTCCCACAACTCATCGAATTCCGACCCGACGACCGGCACGTCGTCATCTTCGGCTTCGGAGACCGTGAGGACGACCAGTTCGTCACCTTCGACATCTCCCCCACCAACACTGAAGAATCCCAACACTTCTCAGAACAAGCAGCCAATACACTCCAGATCATCGGCCGCTACGACTGCCACCCCAACATGATCACCATTGCTTCCTACGGCGAACACGGCAAAGCCCGCGCACATGCCGTCGAAGACGGACTACGCACACAACTCGACGCCGGGCAAAACCCGTCCATCATCCAGCTGCATATCGACCTCGCAGCTCAAACCGTGGAAACATACCTCCCCAACCTCGACGAATGGACCCTCCCGGAGCCGATCAAATCCGAAAGAGTCGACGCCGTTGGCGCGCTCCTCGGAAGCTCGCCAGCAGCCAGCCTCGATGACGCGAAAAATGCGTACGAACACACCGGCATCAGCGTCTGGCAACCACTGCCCGCCGCCGAAATCGACGCCATCAACAACCAAAAACACGTCGACCGCGGAACCGAAGCACTCAGCATCCTGGACCGCCTCGCCACACCCGGTGAACACCCCCGAGACACTGACTACCCGCGCCTAGCAGCCCTCATGGACAGTTCAACACTCATTCGTGACCTCGTCATCACCCACGACACCGCGTCACGACCACAAGCCGAAGTGCTCCGCCAGGCATTCCTCGCCTGCCCACCCGAATACGTCGGGCTCCTCGGAGCCGTCGGAGGCATCAAGCACTACACCGCCGGCGACGTCATCGGCGGCAAACAACTAGCCCTCCAAGTGCCACCCAACCACCCCGACGCGTCCATCGCGGGAATGGTCAGCACCGCTGTCGAAGCCGGCTTCCCGCCCCACAAACTGCAAGACCTTCTCAACAACGTGAACGCCGGCCTCGGCACAACCCTCCGCGAAGCCGACCTCCTCGCGGACCGCAACAAGACCAAACGAGCCAACTTCCCCGAAACCGGCCGCACCACCAACCAAGCCAGCCCCCAACAACCAGGCACCACCACCCAGCAATCATCCAAAGAAAAAGATGCCGGCAACGAAAAATAA